The Lytechinus pictus isolate F3 Inbred chromosome 17, Lp3.0, whole genome shotgun sequence genome contains a region encoding:
- the LOC129280540 gene encoding dual specificity protein phosphatase 23-like, with the protein MGEATPPPFFTWVSSNLAAHGMPSFPDQMRYLADKGIRYVVSLTSECRPPVEATPSITWIPIGIDDFHPPTLEQVAEFIRVVEKAEKENKSVSVHCMRGRGRTGTMVACYFIKMQNMSAAEAIAEVRHQRPGSIETAEQEDLIREYYAFINKPSI; encoded by the exons ATGGGTGAAGCGACCCCACCCCCATTCTTCACTTGGGTATCAAGCAACCTTGCAGCTCATGGAATGCCTTCCTTCCCCGACCAGATGCGTTACCTTGCAGATAAAGGTATCCGTTACGTGGTGTCGTTGACAAGTGAATGCCGTCCCCCTGTAGAGGCAACACCCAGTATAACATGGATTCCTATAGGTATTGATGACTTTCATCCTCCAACGCTGGAGCAGGTGGCAGAATTTATTAGGGTGGTGGAAAAGGCagagaaagaaaacaag TCTGTTTCTGTTCATTGCATGCGTGGGAGGGGACGGACAGGGACCATGGTTGCCTGctatttcatcaaaatgcaaAACATGTCCGCAGCCGAGGCAATAGCTGAAGTGCGCCACCAACGTCCAGGCTCTATAGAGACAGCAGAGCAGGAGGATCTTATAAGAGAATATTACGCATTCATCAATAAACCAAGTATATGA